The Aedes albopictus strain Foshan chromosome 1, AalbF5, whole genome shotgun sequence genomic interval GAACCTTGGGTAGAACTTGTGGAACTTCTGGATTTCTAggtgacatttttttttgagaaataccaGGTGGcactcctgaaaaaatcataggGCGAGAAATTTCAGACTCCTAGAGGAACAACAATGTGAATCTCCTTGCAGTAATCTGAGGAGACGTAACCAGGAAtcattggtggaattcttaaGCAATCTTatacggagaaattcctagaagacaatctggaggaatcccacgcggaattcctgaagaaatcagatGGTTGAAGTCCAAGAAACCTTATaagtgattcctggaaaatttttcagATGCTCCTCAAAGATGACTTTCCATAGAAGGAACTCATAAAGATTTATCATGAAATCATCAGGTTTTATTTATCAGAATATTCGTATTGGTAATGTTACCATACATCAAAACCATGagctatctgaagaaatcctcgacatATTCATGAATAGCCTTCTCTAAAGTGAAATAGTTTGTATATAAAAACTCTTTCTAATACAAATCAATGAAAATACTTAGAACAAAAATACGTACAAaaggtaaaaataaaaaaaaagagaaaatttcTGTAATACTATTCAAAACTGTCAGGCAAAAAACATCCTGCATTCAACGTGCAATTCAGGGACTACGCTAGAGTAAGTAGATCTCACGATTGAGGGCATGCAACATTCAAACGAATCAAAATTATCCTAAATAGGGGAAAATCACGAAGGAAACATGCACGGTCTTTAATTTCTTTGGCAGGCAGAcaagcaggcaggcaggcaggcagacgGGCAGGATCAGCTTGGGGGTGGCGTGCACACTAGCAAAACGGAGTACTCAGAAAAGGGCCTACTTACATTCGCCTGATTGAGAGGACTGCTGCTACTGCCAAGAGGACTATTTCTACTGTTCTGGTTCTTGTCCATGTAGACCAGGGGACCCTTACCAGCGCTCGATGACGTTTTGAAGTTCCCATTGCTGGGACTGTTGGTAATCGGAAGCGGTGGCTGGTAGTTATTGTTGGCAATGTTCTGCGCACTCGTGGAAGAGTTCAGCAGTCCTTTGAACGCTTCCGTTGGACTGCTCAGGTGGTTACTGTTGCTGTTGTTATTGTTGATGAAGTTGCTACTTTGTCGAAGTCTTTCGACACCAGTCTTATAATTTTCCAAATAGTCCGTTTTGGTGGACGGAGTCATGATTCGTTTACTGCTGCCATTACCGTGGCGATTGAAGTTGTGGATATTTGTAAtgtactgctgctgttgctgttgacgGTGGTAATGCTTGGGTCGGATCGGAACTCCAATGTCGGACTTGGTTCCCCTAACGGAACCCAGCCGAGAGCTGTCCAAACCAATTGCACCGCTGGGAACGATATGGTTCCCACCGAAGCCCGATGGTTGACCAACGGTACTGCGGAATCCAGTTCCGTCATAGTAGTAGTGGTACGGAGAAGTCGACGATAGGGTCGCGGACGAGTCAATGTAACCGTACGAATTCAACCCATAACCAGTGCTAGTGCTAGACCCGAAAGCATTTCGACCTCCTGGGTGGTTACTACCGTGATTCCCGGAACTACCACCGCCGGAGGTCGACGAGAAGTTTCGTGTTAGGCTAAAGGTGTAATGATTGTTTTGAAAGTGTGTGTTACTGTTATTGATCAAACGACTGTTGGATGATGACGAAGCGCTATGTACACCGGGAATGGGGACCTTCTGCTGTCGATTAGGACAGAGAGGCGGTTTCCTCGTGGCGGGTGTTACGGTCGTAGTACAACAACTACCACTACTACTCACGGGATGGTGATGACTCTTCATGTTGTTCGACGAGGACGATTTGGTATGTGCTGAAGTGACCGAAGCTCCGGAGGATTTGTTGGTGCCGTATTTTGCGCTGTCGCTAGACCTAAAAAGCAAGATGTGTTGAGCTCAATCCAATGGATCGATCGATTTGACAATGCTGACCTTTCGGAAGAATACGCGTAGTCCTGATCGGCTCCGAGGCCAGAATCAGTGTGCTCGTGACTAACGCGAAGTCCGGAACTGTCCAGGGGACTCAGGCTAGATCCCGTCGGAGAGATGAAATCTCCCATACTCATGCTAGACATCATCCTGAAATAGACAATAGCAAAATCAGCCCAAGAACATGACAAACAGATATCTGAGAACTCCCACCTGATAAGCCCTGAATTGCGATCGTAGTCGCGTGACGAGCTGATCGTGCTCGCCGACCGAATGGACCCGTTGACTGCGCTCATGTGATCATTCACGTTCTCCTTCGGATACTCCCGTATCCGATCGATCCGCTGGTTATCGTGATGACTAGTTTTGTGCACCTTGAGGGCACTTGGCTTTTTGGACGCGTGGTGGTTCGTTTCGACAACGGTGTATGGGATTTCCCTGAGTTGATCCTCGGTCATGCCAGTCGTGTCAACCAGATCGAACTGCAAGTGCTTGGTCAATTCGCTCGACCAAATCTTCTCCGACGGAGAACGGTGCTTTCGGTGCCGTCGACTCCGGTGATGATGGGCAATGCCCGAGTCCGGCGTAGATCCCTTGATGACCTGGCTACTCTTGATGACGGCTGCCTTGTGGACGTTGTCCGCTTGTTTGCGTTGAACTTCGAGCCACTGCTCACCCGAATCAACCAACTCGATCGACTCCGTAGATCTCCGATGACTGGAATAGCTACGGTCGCGACTTTCCGTATCCGAACGGTTGCGACGATTCTTAGAACGGTGACGCCTATGTTTGCGATGCGAGTTATGCGACCTTCCGGAGCGTCCAGAACCGCGGGACATCTCGCTTTCGTTGTCGGAAACTCGGCGGCTACGATGACGCCGTCTGCGTCCGGAACGTGACTCGTTGGAGGAATGACTTTCCACCGAACTCGATCGCATCCGGTTGGTGTTGACCGGTGCACTCATTCGTGTGGAGGCGGATCGCACCGATTTGGGACTGGAATTGATACCGAAAAGGCCTCGCTGTTGGGAACGCATCCACGGGGCACTTCGGGTACTACGAGGCGAATCCGGAGGCTGCGGATGCCCTTTGCTACTACTATTAGTGTTCAATGCAGCCGGTATGCTGCAAGTAGAACGATAAGGACTGTCAAACCTGCAGAGGGGATGGGGAGAAAGGATATTGGGTGCACATACAGGTGAAAAGGAAACGTGAGAAAGAGATAGACAGATCAACGCCACTTTGAAGAATTCAGGATTGCGATGGGTTCGAATGAAGTACTCACGTTTGAGCCGGTTGAGGTATCGATACGGTCTTGATTTCCTGCTGGATGTATTTCGGTGCGTCGAACATCTTTTCTTCGGGATGATCATCCACAATCCTTCGAGGCTGTCTTCGTGATGGAGTTCTTGTAAAAGCCGGCGGAGCTCGCTGGTGTGCTAAGACCTCTTTCATCTGCTGTCGTTCAGTTCGACCACTGTAATGAAAATTTGGTTAAAATTCGTCAGAAGTTCGGGTGGATCGAAGATCTGAAATCAAGAGATAACAGACCTGTACCTGAATTTGGAGCTTAACGAGGTTAAACTCGCTGCGCCGGAGTTCGCCTGCATGGGTGCCGTCCGAACCAGTCGGAAAAATGAGTGGTGCTCAACGCAGCACTTCCACAGATGTTTGCAGGCGCTCTTTTTTGGTGTCTCGAAACCGTACGTACTTATTTCGTTCTGTTTGGAAGAATTCAAACTTAGAAATTGGGGATATGAAAAGTACAACCATCGACTTACATTCTTATCACAGACCCGTAACATAAAATAACGACCCTTGAAGTAGACTTTGGCTATCCGCGGCCAATAATAATGTGCCACTGTAGTCTTGTTCCGCAGTACTacgatgcctccaggagttagaCCAAGGAAGTATTCCACACTATCTTCACCCTGTAAATTCCAATAATTTTAAACAACATATTCGATTAAATTTTCATCTTTCAACTCACCAGCACCGGATGTAAATCCACTCCATACATGTCGTGCCACTTCACTTTATCCAGATAGTTGAACTCGGCCTGCGATGGAGACATCCCCTTGAGCTGCACGTGCAACTCATGGATGCGGCTTTCGATTTCCTTGGTCTGGTTGTTGAGCAGCCGAAACTCGGAAACGTAACCGGGTGGGTGTTTGCGAGGGTCATAGTCACCCAATTCAGCTGCCAGGTCGAAAGTACAAAGTCAGTTTTATGTTGCCGTCTAAAGTGGATTAACACTCTTGCTGTTCTTACCTTGCACAACGTAAGCACCCAATTCGGCAGCCAGTTCAAAAGATACCGGCAATCGGCCCTGGAGTATGTCCTGCTTGACCTGCAGATAGAGTTGGTACCTGTCCGGGTCCGGCACCAAGCAACGACCCATGAAGACAACAATACTGTTAATCACCCCCCGAAAAAGAGTGCTCTACCGACCCGAACGAACTGTCGGGCGGCTTGAGCCAATTTATGTTCGACCGGCACAGAACCGGTGGTACTTACCTCGTAATTTCCTCCACCAGCTTGCACGGATCGCAGGCGTAAAATTTCACCCCAAAATAGAGGTCGAAGGGTTGCCGGGTGCCACCCTTCAGCTGTCGGGACAGTCGGGATGCTGGATCGAGCCAGTGCTGCAAGTATACAGGGCGAATGGAACGAGAATGTGAGTATAACGACAATTTATTGCACCAGCAATGCTGCATCGGTTCGTTAAATTGGGACAACAACACGGACGGACGTTGTCTCCGGACGGATTGGATGGAGATAGACCGTTGGGAGTTAGAATGGTATATGTAGGGCGCTTGGCTTAGTGGTGTCAATGCTGAATATCTTTGTCATCGTGTGCAGTGTTTGTTAAGTTCAGTATGGTTTATATTCCGCAGAATGCCATCGTGTTATGTAACTTAGACGGTTAAAGCGCCTATTTGGAGAATACGGAGTCGTTGATTCAAATCCCACCAGGATGCGATGTTTTTCTCGAGGTTCATTTCGCAATTTGTCACATAAAGCAGTCTATGCTTTTAATcacggcgtggggcaccgcgctaagtactaaatgctaccgacggaagctggaaagtacttacaggcttatgtgcctgagggttgcgagcgcgtaccgtaccgtgtcacacgacgctctctgcgtcattactggtatggtgcctatcagcattcttatcagcgaggacatggagtgcttcgaaatgcgcggcacaagaggcatacgcatgactgccaggatggcctctatggtcaaatggcagcgcgcgtgggacagttccaccaaaggaaggtggacccataggttgataccgaaggtagatagttggattaataggcgccatggggaagtcacattccacctgacacaggtccttacaggtcatggttgcttccgacagtatctacaccgtttcgggcatgcggattctcccgaatgcccagtgtgcaaaggtttagaggaaacggcggaacacgttttgttcgtgtgcccgcgttttcgcacaatgcgtgaccgcatgcttgccacatgcggggaggacacaaacccggacaacttggtccagaggatgtgtagggatgagtttggctggaacgccgtttcaacggctattacccacatcgtctgggagctacagaggaggtggtgcgtggactcggagaatggctagtccagatgcagtacaagaggtggtccaggggttcggagtcggcttcgtaggtcataccggtgccctgcggtcgagatcgacccttacagcgattaagtggccgcggagaggaagtcccggtatgtagcggtgctgtcgtggtgtcggtcgactgggttggattcgagcccgcggttggaaaggggtccccggcaagggtcggggcaggtggagaccctgctgtcagcaaccttctggtgcagctgatagagcctgaagggtagtgatacccttgccttcagcaggtcagatcgggttgcacgtgggcatcagttattggtgtctgcaaagcagttgggcgcgggcggggttgaccttgcccgccttccgaggacaaagggagtggcgagaaccactcgggaaactggctaagcgccagcatgttaccgtgatggactctccagagcgagtcatcgatgttcgttgctgctaggctacgcagctaaccttgagggtgcgatgagcactagcccctctctgaagcaataccttcttggtggttccggagagacgtagggtttggcgaccataggaatgtgtttagtgggtacgaggagagagtagtcctggcttttacttttgttgtagaagacggcctcagacctacactacccaaaccttctgttagggtgtctgttgagcagattatccccctatggtttagaagaaaaaaaaaatgcttttaatCACAAGTGTTTCAGTATATTCGATGTAGTATGTATAATTTAGTGTATAATTTAGTTAAATGTTCTTCTACTTGGCGTAACGTTCTTATCGTGGCAACTTAACGAGTTAATAACTACTTGGTAACATTATCCAAATAGAATTTAATTCTGTTTGGAATAATTGCAGCACTTAAGATTATGTATAAGGTTGGATTACGGGAAAAAAGTAGCCAGAGGGAATTAAGGGAAGTTTGGAGCGTGATCAGGAACATCGAACACtcttttaacggttgattcaaatatttggtAGTTGGGCAATTGACCACCAGCGGTATCATTTCTGCTCCTGTTTAACGTTTGCTCACCAGTACCAGTACAGCCTAGTGGTCCAGACAATTACAGTACGATGAGCATTGGGGGGTTGTGATTTCGTaacgatttttttcaatgaaatttgctCTATGTGTTACGTTGGTTTCTCTGTGATTTAAGGTTCCATTAAATCTTCCATTAGCGTAAGTTATTGAATCCACATGTATAACTTGTGTGTTTGAACGAAATGCATGCTTGTACAGTCTCATGTAACTATGtattgtcaagtggtgagttcaatgtttgtttaagaatctccaagagctcccttgagtataggtcatcggatataCTACCGTAATCAATCTGGAACGAATTTAATTACTTTTGGAATCGCCTGAAACGTTTGTGAAACGCTGTGGAGTTCGCCCATCGTGAAAGTGATTCCTGGTAAGGATGGTCGCATAAGGCAAGCAGACGTCCAGACGGCTACAGATGTTCTACGTCGGCCAGTGGCAAAGCTTGCGGTGCTCAAGGTACTACCAACAGGTAATCCTGCAGAACCGGAGCAGCATTACGGGGAGGGGAGATGTCTACGTACGTATCTGTGGTGATTACTCCAAGGCTCTCGAAGCGGATCGCTATCCACTGCTGTCACTCGGACGATTTTTTTTACTGAACCAGCCATCTGCCAGTACTTCTCCTGCATCGACTCTCGCATCGAATTATGCGACGTTTATCGCCATGTTGGAGTAGAGCAATCATCCCGAAGATTACTCACGACAAAGATTTGTTTGTTCCAGTATGAGCGTGGTGTGGAATCGACTGCTGGTGCGTCCCTGAGAATCATAAACAGCAtggcttccggaattccttgagTACGACCTTATATCCTGTCCTGATCGATATCATATTCGCTTCAAGGACTCATGAAAAGCGCGGTCTCAGGCTTCACGTTGTGCTTCAGCAAATTCGTGAGTATAGTTTTCATTTGCGCATCTAAAAGTGTCATCTCTACCCATCGCAGACCAAGGATGGTATCCGTACAGATGCAGACAAAACCAGCGCTATGTTCAAAACGGTACCTCTAACCCTAACCGATGTAACGCAACTTTGACCGTACATCGGGGCGATTAACAAACTACGAACGTTTCGTTGGCCACATGAAGCAACTCCAAGTACCCCTCGATTGCTTACTCAAGAAAGATGCTGTTTGAAAGTGGACTACTGAGTGTAAATGATTGTTCGAACTTGCAAGTCTATCCGATCCCGGCCCGGTAAGGAAATCCTCATGGCAGGAGACGCCCTTTGGATCTTGGGATGCTGGGGTCAAAATGACCCCATCGTGGTGCAAAAATCCTAACATCTTATGAATGGTCCCCTTGGGTGCCACAATCCTACATCGTTTTTGAAGATTGTCGGTAGCAACAATGAATTCCAATCTACACACCTAAACGTTACCAACGGCGCTTACGATGTTGTTGTATGACTTCGAtgttttgggtggctttctcagtctttaagtcgagaacgaattgTTTTCTATTCTCCCGACGTTacggccgaagggttttggcctttctcaagggtcgtagtgtctatcgaagtccaaacaaaactaaagatattaaaaaaaaacatttagaaaaCAACAGGTAATGAAAAGGCAGGCCAAACACAAATGATTAGGCAACAATCTACACGGGAGACGACAGATActacgacccttgagaaaggccaaaacccttcggccgaaacgtcggaagagtagaaaacaattcgttctcgacttaaagactgagaaagctaCCCAAAATatcgatcaaacatccagtcgGAAACCCTCAGGAAGCTGAATGACTTCAATATGCAGTTTGTCCCAACGGTTTGTTTCGAACACGCTTGATGAGCTACCACAGCAAACCGAACGCTGCTCTCCAGACGAAAACAAGCCTAAGCTAACACTAGTCGGCTTAACTATCCATTCACCAGTGACAGTAGAAATGATCGCCGAAAAAGTACAAGACGACCCGGTCCTTCAAGAGGTAATCAACCACATTAGCTATGAATGGTTCAGCTCGGTAAGCGAGCTTCACATTCCAGCTGATCGACAATTCTACTCGCGAAGAGTAGAACTTCAAGCTACGCAGAATTGCATCCTGATTGGCAATCGAGTTGTGAGGCTCCGCAAAGGCATCATCCGGCAACTCCACAGAAGTTTCGTGTATTGGCAGAACATCGACAAGGACGTTTATCGTTTTCGCCGGTCTTGTGCAACATCACGCACAAAGCCACAACATCAACATTTCTCTTCTTCCACAATCAACGCTACTGCCGACCGTATTGTTTTTTGCTAATATATTCTCAACGAACGCGAAATTGATACGGTGGAAGCATCCACCACGCTCTTTCTTTGCAAATTTACGGAGCAGCCAAACGTATGTCACTAATTGTGCCAACGCAGAGCTTGGGCACTCACTTCAGGATGGCTGTCATCTGAGCGCCAGGATAAAGGCCAATTGGAAAAGTAGTATGGCATGGCgcaacaaacacaaacatagcagcTACTAGGAATAGCTCATATGTTGTACATGGGTTGATATAGCTtctatatgaccaaatttagtcATATAAGTGTCACATAAACTTGTTAAGGATATGTGTGCTACTAGGGATGAACATGAATGtaaggcgtagaacaaaaaccaATGCATGAAGCTTTGAACGGTCGTTGGTTACCTTTACCCTACGGTGGTCGACGCCTACTCAAAgttgctggaatttctcgagaCGCCTAGACCACAACGAAGCTGAAAGTATGGCAACCTATGTACACTTGTGTCCTGTTCGTCAGCAACCGTTTCAAGCTTTCCTGTGACTGATGACAGCGCTGTATTACCTTCAATCGCACGGACAAGTAGAACATTTCGTCAACACCCTTAAGAGAGGACTGCAGAAACCAGTCAAAGGGGAAAGGACGGTGGCGTTGCAGTACTTTAAAACGTTCCTACCCGCTTACCGGCTGTGATGTATACCACGCTGCCACCACTGTGTCGTTAGGCATTGACAGTGAAGAATATAAATGTATTATATTTACAATTCGTAATAAACAATGTGAGCTATTGCTCACTCCCTTTTACGTTGAACCGTAGACGCAACAACACGTATTACTGATTACTCCACTAAATTATCACATaaaccacgggttcccaaccggtgatccgcggccccctggggggccgtaaagccagtccaggggggccgcaatgctaccaaaaaaaaattgttaaatttttattctatgttgtgcaaataataccaatttttaattttgtatacctccaccaccaaaagccacaatttgaggaagaaattttcagtataaaacgccttcgaaagaaaaaaatttcggctgcgccgctatttttcagcaacgactcaaattgaatgtacatgacatcattgtttacaaaATATGagtgtcgaagaaaaaaaaaacacgtatcgtcgaaaatccctcccacagtaaatttctggctacgcacgtcactgtacccaaaaactcggtttcgttaatttaattcatacatttttctaaaaaattttcattgggccgcagacgTTTTGATAATTCtttaagggggtcgccacctcaaaaaggttgggaacccctgacaTAAACCAAATATAATATACCCTGTTGAAATCAACTAAAACAATAAGTTAACATATATAAAACCGGCCAAATTGAAATACTCCGCATGGTATACCTATTCGTATGACGGCCTTAAGCGGGGACACCCCTAGATCTCTTGAAACCGAGTTCTCCACGACCAATCTTGGTCAACGAGACGCAGAACGACCAGTCATGAACAGACATGAAGCTGTCCAATGAGCATTCGATCCGAACTATCTGGTGTACGTGCAAAAGCATAACCGGATGGAATTCCGGGCAGGTTTTTGATCTACGCAATCGTTATGCGGATGCAAGAGATGATTATTCTAGTCCCAGCAAAGCGAAAcatttcttgtgatatcacatcgttttagctgcacatcagtcgcTGACTGAgaggcatcccaagtaacaccgaaaacataatcagaagtcttaaactaatcattttgtcctataacagttgtttcaaagtttttcaaaac includes:
- the LOC109425336 gene encoding band 4.1-like protein 4A isoform X3; this encodes MYCLCRSSKTIAVRIVLLDETDFLHELQDDLPGQALLDVVFARLNLIETAYFGIRYIDQDNQTHWLDPASRLSRQLKGGTRQPFDLYFGVKFYACDPCKLVEEITRYQLYLQVKQDILQGRLPVSFELAAELGAYVVQAELGDYDPRKHPPGYVSEFRLLNNQTKEIESRIHELHVQLKGMSPSQAEFNYLDKVKWHDMYGVDLHPVLGEDSVEYFLGLTPGGIVVLRNKTTVAHYYWPRIAKVYFKGRYFMLRVCDKNNEISTYGFETPKKSACKHLWKCCVEHHSFFRLVRTAPMQANSGAASLTSLSSKFRYSGRTERQQMKEVLAHQRAPPAFTRTPSRRQPRRIVDDHPEEKMFDAPKYIQQEIKTVSIPQPAQTIPAALNTNSSSKGHPQPPDSPRSTRSAPWMRSQQRGLFGINSSPKSVRSASTRMSAPVNTNRMRSSSVESHSSNESRSGRRRRHRSRRVSDNESEMSRGSGRSGRSHNSHRKHRRHRSKNRRNRSDTESRDRSYSSHRRSTESIELVDSGEQWLEVQRKQADNVHKAAVIKSSQVIKGSTPDSGIAHHHRSRRHRKHRSPSEKIWSSELTKHLQFDLVDTTGMTEDQLREIPYTVVETNHHASKKPSALKVHKTSHHDNQRIDRIREYPKENVNDHMSAVNGSIRSASTISSSRDYDRNSGLIRMMSSMSMGDFISPTGSSLSPLDSSGLRVSHEHTDSGLGADQDYAYSSERSSDSAKYGTNKSSGASVTSAHTKSSSSNNMKSHHHPVSSSGSCCTTTVTPATRKPPLCPNRQQKVPIPGVHSASSSSNSRLINNSNTHFQNNHYTFSLTRNFSSTSGGGSSGNHGSNHPGGRNAFGSSTSTGYGLNSYGYIDSSATLSSTSPYHYYYDGTGFRSTVGQPSGFGGNHIVPSGAIGLDSSRLGSVRGTKSDIGVPIRPKHYHRQQQQQQYITNIHNFNRHGNGSSKRIMTPSTKTDYLENYKTGVERLRQSSNFINNNNSNSNHLSSPTEAFKGLLNSSTSAQNIANNNYQPPLPITNSPSNGNFKTSSSAGKGPLVYMDKNQNSRNSPLGSSSSPLNQANSSGGGGGGGPATCGSPASVGSDSASGDSKYHHFAKNPLQKVANGGVSGEGGGGEPSSFIANGNGFDIGRKNSLNSKMDGKGTSTTSTTTTGIRSSSLELILTPIIQSRRAQ
- the LOC109425336 gene encoding band 4.1-like protein 4A isoform X1; this encodes MYCLCRSSKTIAVRIVLLDETDFLHELQDDLPGQALLDVVFARLNLIETAYFGIRYIDQDNQTHWLDPASRLSRQLKGGTRQPFDLYFGVKFYACDPCKLVEEITRYQLYLQVKQDILQGRLPVSFELAAELGAYVVQAELGDYDPRKHPPGYVSEFRLLNNQTKEIESRIHELHVQLKGMSPSQAEFNYLDKVKWHDMYGVDLHPVLGEDSVEYFLGLTPGGIVVLRNKTTVAHYYWPRIAKVYFKGRYFMLRVCDKNNEISTYGFETPKKSACKHLWKCCVEHHSFFRLVRTAPMQANSGAASLTSLSSKFRYSGRTERQQMKEVLAHQRAPPAFTRTPSRRQPRRIVDDHPEEKMFDAPKYIQQEIKTVSIPQPAQTFDSPYRSTCSIPAALNTNSSSKGHPQPPDSPRSTRSAPWMRSQQRGLFGINSSPKSVRSASTRMSAPVNTNRMRSSSVESHSSNESRSGRRRRHRSRRVSDNESEMSRGSGRSGRSHNSHRKHRRHRSKNRRNRSDTESRDRSYSSHRRSTESIELVDSGEQWLEVQRKQADNVHKAAVIKSSQVIKGSTPDSGIAHHHRSRRHRKHRSPSEKIWSSELTKHLQFDLVDTTGMTEDQLREIPYTVVETNHHASKKPSALKVHKTSHHDNQRIDRIREYPKENVNDHMSAVNGSIRSASTISSSRDYDRNSGLIRMMSSMSMGDFISPTGSSLSPLDSSGLRVSHEHTDSGLGADQDYAYSSERSSDSAKYGTNKSSGASVTSAHTKSSSSNNMKSHHHPVSSSGSCCTTTVTPATRKPPLCPNRQQKVPIPGVHSASSSSNSRLINNSNTHFQNNHYTFSLTRNFSSTSGGGSSGNHGSNHPGGRNAFGSSTSTGYGLNSYGYIDSSATLSSTSPYHYYYDGTGFRSTVGQPSGFGGNHIVPSGAIGLDSSRLGSVRGTKSDIGVPIRPKHYHRQQQQQQYITNIHNFNRHGNGSSKRIMTPSTKTDYLENYKTGVERLRQSSNFINNNNSNSNHLSSPTEAFKGLLNSSTSAQNIANNNYQPPLPITNSPSNGNFKTSSSAGKGPLVYMDKNQNSRNSPLGSSSSPLNQANSSGGGGGGGPATCGSPASVGSDSASGDSKYHHFAKNPLQKVANGGVSGEGGGGEPSSFIANGNGFDIGRKNSLNSKMDGKGTSTTSTTTTGIRSSSLELILTPIIQSRRAQ
- the LOC109425336 gene encoding band 4.1-like protein 4A isoform X2, which translates into the protein MYCLCRSSKTIAVRIVLLDETDFLHELQDDLPGQALLDVVFARLNLIETAYFGIRYIDQDNQTHWLDPASRLSRQLKGGTRQPFDLYFGVKFYACDPCKLVEEITRYQLYLQVKQDILQGRLPVSFELAAELGAYVVQAELGDYDPRKHPPGYVSEFRLLNNQTKEIESRIHELHVQLKGMSPSQAEFNYLDKVKWHDMYGVDLHPVLGEDSVEYFLGLTPGGIVVLRNKTTVAHYYWPRIAKVYFKGRYFMLRVCDKNNEISTYGFETPKKSACKHLWKCCVEHHSFFRLVRTAPMQANSGAASLTSLSSKFSGRTERQQMKEVLAHQRAPPAFTRTPSRRQPRRIVDDHPEEKMFDAPKYIQQEIKTVSIPQPAQTFDSPYRSTCSIPAALNTNSSSKGHPQPPDSPRSTRSAPWMRSQQRGLFGINSSPKSVRSASTRMSAPVNTNRMRSSSVESHSSNESRSGRRRRHRSRRVSDNESEMSRGSGRSGRSHNSHRKHRRHRSKNRRNRSDTESRDRSYSSHRRSTESIELVDSGEQWLEVQRKQADNVHKAAVIKSSQVIKGSTPDSGIAHHHRSRRHRKHRSPSEKIWSSELTKHLQFDLVDTTGMTEDQLREIPYTVVETNHHASKKPSALKVHKTSHHDNQRIDRIREYPKENVNDHMSAVNGSIRSASTISSSRDYDRNSGLIRMMSSMSMGDFISPTGSSLSPLDSSGLRVSHEHTDSGLGADQDYAYSSERSSDSAKYGTNKSSGASVTSAHTKSSSSNNMKSHHHPVSSSGSCCTTTVTPATRKPPLCPNRQQKVPIPGVHSASSSSNSRLINNSNTHFQNNHYTFSLTRNFSSTSGGGSSGNHGSNHPGGRNAFGSSTSTGYGLNSYGYIDSSATLSSTSPYHYYYDGTGFRSTVGQPSGFGGNHIVPSGAIGLDSSRLGSVRGTKSDIGVPIRPKHYHRQQQQQQYITNIHNFNRHGNGSSKRIMTPSTKTDYLENYKTGVERLRQSSNFINNNNSNSNHLSSPTEAFKGLLNSSTSAQNIANNNYQPPLPITNSPSNGNFKTSSSAGKGPLVYMDKNQNSRNSPLGSSSSPLNQANSSGGGGGGGPATCGSPASVGSDSASGDSKYHHFAKNPLQKVANGGVSGEGGGGEPSSFIANGNGFDIGRKNSLNSKMDGKGTSTTSTTTTGIRSSSLELILTPIIQSRRAQ